Part of the Pelmatolapia mariae isolate MD_Pm_ZW linkage group LG3_W, Pm_UMD_F_2, whole genome shotgun sequence genome is shown below.
ATAAGCTCAGAATACTTCTTTTATCAGGAATGCAAAACCATTATTGTATAACAGTGATTATTCAAACAGCAGTAGAGTACAGAGTGAAATAATCTGACACAGATGCtgaaactgagtaaaaataatataaatttaaaaagtaacatTAGATTTATGCAACTTAAGCGTAATGATTTCATAATCCTGAATGTTAAACATCAAAATCCCGTGTGAAGGCATTAATATAAATATTCCTGATTATCTCTTTCTGGACCCGGAAGTTGCCGTTTTCTTGTTTAACCTTTTATTATCTACAATGAGCTCACTGCCAGAATCAATATTCTGTATACTCAAGTTATTACTCAACACacgtttttaattaaatgttttcattacaGCGTGGGGTATACTGGAAATGCAGGTAAACTGgtccaataaaaaaaattgatcaAGTTTATATAACATATTTAATGCAGACCAAGTTGCATTTTCAGAAGTTTTAGATCTGATTATGATTCATAATTTTTAAATATAGGCTACGTCTAACCGTGTAATTCTTCTTAGATATCATATTGTATTTTCCACTACAGGCTGCAGTAACCACGTGATCGTGACTTCCATACAATAGATAGTGTGTCACTTCTGGCTGGCCAATCAAACACATTCTTGCCTCTCAAAAGCAGCACAGTAACCTTCATTTTACACGAGAATCTCACCACAATGGTGTCTTCAGTGTTTGCCTTCGGTCTTCTGTGCCTGTTCTTGGGGAAAATGGGTAAGTTCCATCATTATGAATTCAGATTTTTGTATTGTGGAGTTATTACACTGAACTGAATGTacatttgtttgttctttttcaaTTCCACTACAGTTCAGATGACAGAGACACAAATGTTCTCATCTGTTCATCCAGAGTCTCGCTTCATATCAACTCAAGTTGGTGGAAACCTGACATTAAAATGTTTCCATGATGGTGACAGGTCTGCAAGACTTTACTGGTTTAAGCAAAATCTGGGACAAAAACCAAAGATCATCTCTCACTTTTACAAATATAATGTGAACAACTCTTCTAATGAAGAGCTCAAGAACAACCCACGCTTCACACTGGATACACAAGATGGCAAATATCACTTGACAATCAAAGATTTGCAAATTTCAGACTCAGCTTCGTACTACTGTGTTTACTATTTATACACTTTAACCTTTTTAGAGAACATCATCATCAGTGTAAAAGGTTCAGGTGTGAACATCAAAGCTGTGGTCCAGCAGTCAGCATCTGAGACCATCCAGCCAGGAGGCTCTGTGACTCTGAACTGTACAGTACACACTGGGACCTCTGATGGAGAGCACAGTGTTTACTGGTTCAAAGACTCAGACGAATCCCATCCTGGACTCATTTACACACATTTGGGCAGAAACGATCAGTGTGATAACAAACctagcacacaaacacacacctgtgtCTACAGCTTGCCAATGAGCAACCTGAGTGTTTCTCATGCTGGGACCTACTACTGTGCTGTTACCTCTTGTGGACGCATACTATTTGGAAATGGGACCAAGCTGGAGCCTAAAGGTGAGTAACCTTTTCTACCTGTTTCTCACTTTATCAGTACTTACAaatatagattaaaaaaaagctctatTTCTGGTGTGTTGCAGGCACGTTTAATTCTCAGGGCTTGGTGTATTTCTTGAGCGGAGCTTTGACATTCAGCTCCATTCTCAGTGTTGTACTGGGATACTTGCTGTAcaagacaaacaaaagaaacagacaCCAATCGACAGGTAAGTGGAGTCTATTAGGTAACAGCGTAGACCGGTTTTAGCTAAAGTTGGCTTTTCAATTAAATCAATTACTTTGTGTTTCACAAACAGAATCTCAAGCAAGATTTTCAGGCCCCGCAACAACAAGTTCAGaggtgaatatatatatatatatatatataagactTGTTAAAGCACTCTTCAacaaactttttacagtcttCATGTCATCTacttttacacattttcaaCAGGGTTACCAGCATGCTGACAGCCTTCATTATGCTGCTTTAAGCATTAAAATCCCCAAGAGATCaagaacacagagaaacagcacCGAGAATGAATGTGTTTACTCGgctataaacaaataaaagatggaTATTTGCAAATGAGGTGGCCAGTTTTCTTTATCTATTAGAGAAATGCTGTATTGGTGTCTCTTAGCATAGACATTTTCGTACTTTCACTGtgttaacctcctaagacccgaactcttccacgacatgcatttttaatttctctttgatatttgggcatattggggcccgatgaatgtaaaaacaaagaatttccagatttttttttttaccttatttttgtttttaagaaaaatatgagccacaaatgaggatattcatttaaaattttgatagagcagtagcagtataatgtccttgtaagtggatatcaggcccatgtagagcaaaattgagtattttggtcaaaataaccaaaaatgtgatgtccacatatgtggacggcaggtcctaggaggttaaaattgTAATGATACAAATTTAGgaacttctgttttgtttttgtgatgtcGAGGATTCCCCCTTTCTTTCTTgttctttcattgttttttttctatgtacCAATACATTTGAAGGAGATATTTAGTGATACTTTTCTACAAGTTTAATATATGAAACAATGTGCTTGTTTTGATGATTATTGGTTTTCGTGTAATTATGGAGACATTATGGACAAATTCACTGATGATCAAATAAATCTATTTTAGCCAGGTAATGCATGTTTGAA
Proteins encoded:
- the LOC134624056 gene encoding uncharacterized protein LOC134624056 — its product is MVSSVFAFGLLCLFLGKMVQMTETQMFSSVHPESRFISTQVGGNLTLKCFHDGDRSARLYWFKQNLGQKPKIISHFYKYNVNNSSNEELKNNPRFTLDTQDGKYHLTIKDLQISDSASYYCVYYLYTLTFLENIIISVKGSGVNIKAVVQQSASETIQPGGSVTLNCTVHTGTSDGEHSVYWFKDSDESHPGLIYTHLGRNDQCDNKPSTQTHTCVYSLPMSNLSVSHAGTYYCAVTSCGRILFGNGTKLEPKGTFNSQGLVYFLSGALTFSSILSVVLGYLLYKTNKRNRHQSTESQARFSGPATTSSEGYQHADSLHYAALSIKIPKRSRTQRNSTENECVYSAINK